Genomic segment of Pseudocalidococcus azoricus BACA0444:
CCCCCACATTGTTCTTTTGTCCTGAATCACATGACCCATCCTCTAATTACCCAGGCCCTGGCAGCCCTTACCCCCACCTTTCACGAAATTGATTTACTTGTCAAAGAAAATTTAGATCGGGTCTTAACAGCCTTTCGGCATCATCGGTTGGGCAGTCATCATTTCAGTAGTGTGTCTGGCTATGGCCACGGGGATTTGGGGCGAGACCTGGTTGATCAAATCTTGGCGGATATTTTAGGCACAGAAGCAGCCCTTGTGCGCGTCCAGTTTGTTTCTGGAACCCATGCGATTGCCGCGGCCTTGTTTGGGGTCCTGCGGCCGGGAGATGAATTGCTGTCGGTGGTGGGTAGTCCCTATGACACGCTTGAAGAAGTAATTGGCTTACGGGGCCAGGGACAAGGCTCTTTGCGGGATTTTGGCATTACTTATCGTCAAGTTGAACTCACAACTTCTGGCACTCCGGATTGGGTCGCGATTGCCCAGGCCCTGCAACCAGAAACTAAACTGGTCACGATTCAACGCTCCTGTGGCTATAGTTGGCGGCCAAGTCTGAGTCTTGAGGATATGGGTAAAATCATTGGCCTGGTCAAACAACAAAACCCCAATATCATCTGCTTTGTGGATAACTGTTATGGGGAATTAACCGCCACCCAAGAACCGAGTGCTGTTGGGGCCGATTTAATGGCGGGTTCATTGATCAAAAACTTAGGGGGAACGATTGTCACGGCGGGGGGCTATGTGGCGGGGCGACAAGATTTAGTCGAGGCAGCGGCCTGTCGGTTAACGGCTCCAGGAATTGGCAGTGAGGGTGGGGCCACCTTCGATCAAAATCGGTTGTTGCTGCAAGGCTTATTTTTGGCTCCACAAATGGTTGGGGAAGCTCTCAAAGGGAATTATCTAACCGGCTATGTGTTTGATCAATTGGGCTACCCCGTCAATCCAGGCCCCCTTGCCCCCCGTTGCGATGTAATCCAGGCCATTCAGTTGGGCAGTCCCGAAAAACTCATTGCCTTTTGCCGGGCTTTACAAAAAATTTCCCCTGTCGGCTCCTACCTTGACCCAATTCCCGCCCCGATGCCTGGATATGAATCAGAGTTGGTGATGGCCGGTGGGACATTTATTGATGGCAGTACCTCAGAATTTTCCGCCGATGGCCCCTTGCGAGCACCCTATGTTGTCTTTTGTCAGGGGGGAACCCATTGGACTCATGTGGCCCTGGGCCTGGAGGCTGCCATCAGTGCATTAGAACTTGTCTAATTTGATCTCATTTGATGAAGTCGCAGGTTGCTGATGATCGGGGCCTGGCCAAACCAATCCCAAAAAAATCATCACCGCCAGGCCAGTCAGGACAATTTTCAAGCCCCAGAGGGTTTCCGCAATTCCCGCCACCGCCAAGGGTAAACTCAAGGCAATATTAATCAGGTTATTTTGGAGTCCAAAGACTTTTCCCCGCAGGTCTTCAGGGGTTTCGGTTTGCACCGTCGTCTGCATCGGAATCGCAATTAAAGCCGCAAAGGCTCCCATGCCGGCAATAACCAAGAGACTCAACCAGAGAAAGCGACTGGTTTGCCCCAGGCCCAGAAGCATCACCGCCATTCCTCCACTGCCAATCCGGCTCCACTGACTATGACTGAGGCGATGCCCAATGGTATTAAGAGCCAACACCCCTCCCCCTAAGCCCACAGCCCCTGCGACCAAAAGAAAGCCAAATTGATCCGTCTCTAGGCTCGGCATAACCTCGGCAATCCGCACCAAGAGCACCGCCAAGGCCGCCATGACTGAAAACAACAGCACGAGTCGCAGCAAGGCCATTCGTAATAGGGGTTGACCCTTAAGAAAATTGATCCCTTCCCGGAGGTCGCCCCAAAACTGCTCAGACGTGGCCTGGCTCACTGGACATTGTTCTTCCGCCTTCAGGGATAGCAAGGCCAAAGCAGCCAATCCATAACAGCCGCTGACAATAACCGGCCCCCCGATAAAGCCCCCCCATTGACCAGCCAAGGACAAGAGTGGCTCTCCAATGGCAAACCCCACCACCAAGGCCCCCATCATCGTCAAGGTATAGAAGGAATTGGCACTCAGGAGTTGATGTCTTTCGACGAGTAAGGGAATGGCGGCTTGTTCGGCGGGGGCAAAAAACTGAGTCAAGGTGGAAATCCCAAAGGTAATTCCCAAAATCAAGGCAAATCCCCGCTCATCCCCTGCCCAAAGCCAAACACTGAGGGGCAAAAGCATCACCAGGCCGGCCCGCCATAAATTGGTCAGAATCAGAACCCGTTTTTTTGACCAGCGATCCACAAACACCCCAGCCAAGGAGCCAAATAGTACCGCCGGAATGGTAAACACAACCATGATTGTCGCCACCCAAGGACTAATGCTGGCAGCGGCGGGTTGAAAATATTGGGTTGTTAGGGCAATCACCAACACCAAATAGACCTTATCGGCCAACTGGGAAAATACCTGGGCGATCCACAACCAGAGAAAGGCTTGATTATGGAGCACAGCCCAAGGAGTTGGGGGAACGTTTGGGATAGGCGGCAGATCAGCGTTCAAGGGTTCGGGGGCAAGGGGACGGGTCATAGGGGAGGGATGGTGCTCAAGTCGAAGCGGGGATTGGCGAAAAGCAACTATCCAACAATGATGCTGCCTTGAGGGGATGTTCAAGATGAAACTGCATATATTGTCGCAACAAACGCTCCACCCCTAACCAGGCCGCCAGAGGTTGAATTGGCCGCCGTCCCATTTCCCCCTGCCTTGCTTCGACCGGTGCGGCAATCCAGGCCAAGATTTGAAATTCACCTGCACTCAACAGGGAAAACCCATGAGTTCCCCTGACATAGAGGCTGGACAATGGCTGTGAGAGGGGGACGAAGGAACCAGCCCCAAGGTTAAACCCAATCCGCCAATCAGGGTTCAGGAGATCCTGATTATCCGGCAACCAAGATTCATCCCATTGGGGGGTAATCCCAGCCCAGGCCAAGATTTGCCAAATAGATTCTAATAAGGTTTCCATCACCGCCCGCCCCTGTACCTGCTCTAAATCCTGGAGGGTCTGGCAAAATAAATCAAACAAGTCGGCCTGGGTTTGTTGCTGTCGGGCCAGGTACAAAACAATTTCGGCTACATATTGACCGGCGGCCAAAGTTGTTAAATGCTGGCTCAAGCGGGGATAGGCATAGATCAATTCACACTGGGCAATTTTATCCAGGGTGCGGCCGGGGCGAATCAAAAGATGATTGACCACAAATAAGGCCGTTCTCCCCCCCAATTTAGATTTGGGTTGGCGGGCTCCAGCGGCCACCAGCTTGAGCAGGCCTTGGTCACGGGTCAAGACAGTGAGTAGGCGATCACTTTCTCCTAAAGGCATGGCTTTGAGATTGATTCCGACAGCCTTATAGGTTGGACTCATTCTGACTCGCTTCTAGGGTGCAGTTCGTTGATGCAGTTGAAGCACCGATGCCTCAGCTATGAAATAACGTGAGTAGATCCTATAACATCCATGAGCTAGGATCGCTCTTATCCAACGCCCCTTCTGGATCAGAGCCAAGCCCAGCAACGCCAGCAACAAGAACGAGTCGGCTAACTACCCAGGCCAAAACTCTAGAATGGCTCATAGAGCATGCCCGGAATTACGGTACTTACCAGGCCTATTTAGTTGCTTCTCTAACCCGTCCCTATTAGTTCACATCCCGATCCGATGTGGATCTTGCCGTTGAACAAATCAACTCTGACTTATTTTTTCTGCCATCGCCCATCTGTCCGAGTTCCTAAAACGGGATGTGGATATTATTAACCTGGCCCAATGCCATTTTAGTGATCGCCTGCGGCAGGAAGGAATATCATGGACAGCGGTCAATTAGTTTTATTCCAAGCCGACACTAGGGCCCAAAAACACACAACAACAGACGATTGATCGAATTTTTATTTTGCTCCAAAATCGTGCCAAAGGCCTGGAGCCTGATACTGTTGAGAAGCTTGAAAGCCTGGCCTACCAAATCCATAACTTCTGTTGTGCAGTGGAAGAGTTACTCAAGATAGCCGCAATTTACTTTGAAGATAATATCAGTGACAGCCCCCAATGGCATACCCCATGACTCAAACGCATGATAACATCTGTTCCTGGGGTTCGTCCTTGACTGTTGTCCTGGGACAGTTAGGAACAACTCAACAGCTTGCGAGCCTTGAAGCACTTTTTTCGTCATGCTTACGGTGTCCCTCTAGATTTTTTACAGTTAGAAGCTCAGTTCAAGAAAGTACTAGAAGTTAAGCCAATCCTAGACCAAGAGATCCTAGAGTTTTTACCGCGATTGGGAAATATTAAGCCACAATCAAAGCTCATGAATTTTGATCCAAAGCAACCCTAATTAATTTTGGGAACTAGAGCGTTGATTTTGCTATGATTACAGCCTCAAATGATTCTTGATTCAGGTGGGATTGCGATACAACAATCAAGTCAGTGGGCGATGTTTGGATGGTCCTAATGCCATAATTAAACCACTATAAAGTTGAAACGCATGATCCCAGTAGCAGTCCTCCCGCCGAAAAAGATCTAGATGGGGATTAATTTTTTCTAACAGGTCTGTATGCTCTAGGACTGTTTCAGCAAAGGAGGTAAAGTCACTCCAAATCGGAATTCCCGGCCGACAATGGTTAAAGACTGCCAACAATTGCCGCCAGTTAGCCCATGAGGTTTCTTGATCCGCAGCCACTTCGCCCCCCTGAACTGGCGTGAGATCAATCCCCCGATTAAATTGGTAGTGGCCACGATAAAAGCGGAGAATCGTTTGGCGGCTAGGTAAATGTAAGTCACAGCATTGGGCATGATCTTGAACTTGCGATTTGTATGTAGTAGTGCCTCGACTATCGCGATCCACCACGGTTTCAAAAATCGGTAATTGTCCTTCCACCCGCTGCGTTACCTCTTCCCAGTTAAAGGTAAAAATATGTTGCGGCGGTTCTGAGCCATGGCCACCCCACCCGGCCTGGACTTGGGGCGATAAACTTTGGAGAAAACGCACTTCAATGACGGTTAACTCTTGGAGCGGATCCAGAGGCAACCAAAACGCGGGAATGCCTGCAGCCCGTAATTGCGAGCCATAGACGGCCAACTCTGCCATTGTCCCATTCCGCAACAATCGCCATCCCCGACTGGGTAAGAGCAACCGGGCTGCATAGGGTTCGATGTCCATAATCCGGGCAAGCTGTTGGGCTAACTTGGTTTTAACTTCTGGGTTAGGAACTGCTTCAAGGACGAGGATGGCCCGTTGATCACCACCAGGGGCCTGGGCCACTGTCGCTAGCGCGTCCATTTGCTGTTGCTTGCGAGTTGTTGCAATCCGTTCTAGGCCTTGGCGGGCCCGCAGAATAATTTTGGGGCCACAATCTTGACGAAGAATATCGCGATACCGAGTTTCCGCCGCTTCGAGGTTTTGCTTTTTTTCCTCTAACCAGGCCCAGCCCAGCATTACTTGGGGTTGATCCGCTGGCAGAGCTTCTAAAAGAGCCATGGCCTGGGTTAAGTCGCCGGACTCAAGGGCTGCCATTACCGCCGGAATCATAGAATTAACCTCTAGTCTGGTTCGTCTCTCGGTGTTATGGATGAAGACAAGTAGGACTCGCTCCCTCTATCTTAGAAGGTGAGTTTTATCTCATCAGCATTGACGACTACATTGGGCTGATTATGCAACTGGAGACTGGCTAGGAGTAACCCCAAGAGCCTGGATTTATCCGATCCTCAAAATTTTAGAGACTTAAAAGAGAAAGTGTCGCTGGGCTATCGGTAACACGGTTACGGGTTCACAGGTGAGAATTTTCCTGATCATACCCCATCGGCCTGGGTACTGCCGCATTCAGATTCTCTAACCACTGTAGTCATGATTACTTGGCATGACTTCCCAGCGTACCCTCGCCCAAATCAACCAAGCAAACTCAGAGAAAAGATTC
This window contains:
- a CDS encoding methionine gamma-lyase family protein yields the protein MTHPLITQALAALTPTFHEIDLLVKENLDRVLTAFRHHRLGSHHFSSVSGYGHGDLGRDLVDQILADILGTEAALVRVQFVSGTHAIAAALFGVLRPGDELLSVVGSPYDTLEEVIGLRGQGQGSLRDFGITYRQVELTTSGTPDWVAIAQALQPETKLVTIQRSCGYSWRPSLSLEDMGKIIGLVKQQNPNIICFVDNCYGELTATQEPSAVGADLMAGSLIKNLGGTIVTAGGYVAGRQDLVEAAACRLTAPGIGSEGGATFDQNRLLLQGLFLAPQMVGEALKGNYLTGYVFDQLGYPVNPGPLAPRCDVIQAIQLGSPEKLIAFCRALQKISPVGSYLDPIPAPMPGYESELVMAGGTFIDGSTSEFSADGPLRAPYVVFCQGGTHWTHVALGLEAAISALELV
- a CDS encoding MFS transporter, with the protein product MTRPLAPEPLNADLPPIPNVPPTPWAVLHNQAFLWLWIAQVFSQLADKVYLVLVIALTTQYFQPAAASISPWVATIMVVFTIPAVLFGSLAGVFVDRWSKKRVLILTNLWRAGLVMLLPLSVWLWAGDERGFALILGITFGISTLTQFFAPAEQAAIPLLVERHQLLSANSFYTLTMMGALVVGFAIGEPLLSLAGQWGGFIGGPVIVSGCYGLAALALLSLKAEEQCPVSQATSEQFWGDLREGINFLKGQPLLRMALLRLVLLFSVMAALAVLLVRIAEVMPSLETDQFGFLLVAGAVGLGGGVLALNTIGHRLSHSQWSRIGSGGMAVMLLGLGQTSRFLWLSLLVIAGMGAFAALIAIPMQTTVQTETPEDLRGKVFGLQNNLINIALSLPLAVAGIAETLWGLKIVLTGLAVMIFLGLVWPGPDHQQPATSSNEIKLDKF
- the recO gene encoding DNA repair protein RecO, translating into MSPTYKAVGINLKAMPLGESDRLLTVLTRDQGLLKLVAAGARQPKSKLGGRTALFVVNHLLIRPGRTLDKIAQCELIYAYPRLSQHLTTLAAGQYVAEIVLYLARQQQTQADLFDLFCQTLQDLEQVQGRAVMETLLESIWQILAWAGITPQWDESWLPDNQDLLNPDWRIGFNLGAGSFVPLSQPLSSLYVRGTHGFSLLSAGEFQILAWIAAPVEARQGEMGRRPIQPLAAWLGVERLLRQYMQFHLEHPLKAASLLDSCFSPIPAST